GCGAAGTCCGGTCGGGAGACTCCCGACCGGCCTTCGCCGCTGCGGCACTGACCGCGTGAAGAGCGCTCTGCCCGGCGCATGACGACCTTGTTGTCCCACGTGGTGGCCACCATGTAGTAGTTGCCGTCGTGGAACTCAATCGTCGGATCGGCCGTGCCGGGTGCCAGGGGATTGGTGAAAGGTGTCTTGTCCGATCGCCTGGGCGGCGGGGGAGTTCGCGGCGTCGACGGCAGCGAGGCCGCCGAGCGAGAGCACGGCGCCGAGCGCCGCGCCGGCCAAGACACGGATGCCTCGCGCGGTGCGTCTCAGCATGTGCAGTCTCCATACGTGGCGGTCGTGATGGCGCCGGACGTGGTCGCGGAGACCTCGCCGGCGGGGAGGGTCTACAGGCGGCTCGAGAACGTCACCGACCGGGTCTCGCCGACCGCTCGCCGTACGCCGACGTGATCGTGACGTTTGCATTGTCGCTCGAGCCGTTCCTCTGATCTGTCTGGGGTGTTCGGGTTCGGGCGGGTCCAGCAGCCCTCGGGCGCATCCGTCGGACGACGGATGCGCCCGAGGGGTTCAGCCGCAGGCTCGCGGCGGTATCGGCGCAGAGCCTTCGTAGCGCTGGCCGTCGGCGGCGGTGCCGGTCAGGGTCGCCGTGCCGCTCGTGATCGAGGCGAGCCTCGTCGCGAACGACGTCGAGGCCGCAGCTCCAGCGGCGACGGCGACGGTCTTCGTGCCGAACGGGGTGCGGATCACGGCGTCGGCGGGCACGGTGTCGAGGTTGCGAACGGTGACGACGACCTGCGCCTTGCCCGCGACGCAGCGCACCGCGGCCGAGGAGGCGAGTTCGAGGTCGGTCTCGACAACGGTGAACTGCCACGAGTCGATATCGAAGAGGTCCCCGCTACCGTCACCAGTGAAGACGAAGAACACGTCGCTCGTTCCGGTCGCTCCGGTTACGGGGCAGGTGACGTCGATCCAGTCTTGCGAATCGCCGGAACCACTGGGGACATCGCATGTCGCCACGAGCGTGCCAGCGCGACTGCCAAGCCTCACCTCGATATGCCCTGCCTGTGAAGGCGCCACTCGAGCAGTGAAGGTGTCGGCTCCGGCGCCGAAGTCAGCGCCGTTGACCTTGATGTAGTCCCGGTTGTCCACGTCCGTGACGTGCAGACCGCCTCCGGTCGTCGGGGCGACTTCGACGCCCGATTCCCACGAGATCGTCTCTGCCTCTTGACGCTGGAACGGATCAAGGGCCTGCACCTGCGTTGTCCCCGCCGTTGTCATGTTCATCTCGGGGATCGAACCGTCTGCGTTGTACTCGAACTCTTCGATGGCCACCGATCGAGTGAATCCGCTGCCTCCGGGAAGGGCGCCGTTGTGGTACACCAAGTACGACTTGCCCTTGAAGTCCACGACACCGCCGTGGTTGGTGAACGACGCACCTTGACGGGGCATGACCGCTCCGCCGTACGTCCACGGGCCGGTCGGCGTCGGTGCGGTCGAGTAGGCGAGGAACTCACCGCAGCACTCGGCGGCGAACATGTTGTAGTAGGTACCGTTGCGCTTGTACACCCACGGGCCCTCCTCGTACAGGGTCGGCCGATTGACGTTGTTCGGCCGCGTTCCGTACCCTTCCGCAGTGAGTTCGATCTTCTGCGGCTCACCGTCGTACGAGATCATGTCGGCGTTGAGCTCCAGGTGGTACAGATCAGGGTTTCCCCAGTAGAGGTGCGCCTGACCGTCGTCATCGATGAACACCGTCGGGTCGATCTGGGTACGCGACACGAGAGGGTGGCCAAGCGCGTCGCGGAATGGACCCACCGGGCTGTCGGCGACGGCGACACCGATCGCCATCTGGCCGGTCGCCGTCTCCGTGGTCGGCACGTACCAGTAGAACTTTCCATCGCGTTCGATTGCCTGCCCCGCCCACGCGTCCGACTTCGCCCAGGCGAAGGTGGAGACGCTCAGTGCCGGGCCGTGGTGCGTCCAGTTGGCCATGTCAGTACTGGAGAAGACATGCCAGTCATTCATCACGAACCGCCCCACCGAATTGTCTTCGTCATGGCCGGTGTAGAGGTAGAAGGTGTCGCCGACGACGAGAGGAGCTGGATCTGCCGTGTAGATGGTCTGCACGACCGGGTTTCCCCATGAATCCGAATCCGCTGGAGGAGCCTTGATTGTCACGTCGACGGTTTTCGTCGCCGTGACGCCGCGCACACTTGCCGTCGCAGTCAGGGTGCCTTTCACATCGGGCTCCCCGGCCTTCGGCACAATTGCGCTCGCCAGCCTGCCATCGTCACCGATGGTCAATTCAGGAAGGTTCGATGCCCAGGTAACGGTCCCGTTGTAGTCGGGAAGGGCGGGGTTGGTGGTCGCGACAGTGACGGGAGTGATCGAATCGGCGATCGCTTGCGCTGCCGGGCCGAACTCATCGGCATGAGCGACCGCATCGGCGTCGGAGACGTCGCTGATTTCGCTCGCTGTGAGTGCCCGGTCGTAGACGCGGAATGCCGCGACCTCACCCTTGAAGAATGGGTCCGGCCACGGCGAGCGGCCGATCGCGTTCAATGACTGGTCTTCGATCGACGCCGGTGTCAGCGTGGTCGGCGTCGTCGTGATCAACTTGCCGTCGATGTAGAACGAAATGGTTCCGGCATCGCCGTCGATCACCGATGTCAGGTTGTACCAGCGGCCCGCGTCGAGGCCTGCCGTTGCACGGGCGTTGAACTCACCTCCGCCAGAAGTGACAGTGATGGCCGTACGCGGTTCGTCTCGGACCGAACTGAAGTAGTAGGTCGTGTTGGCGTCATTGCCGATGTTCCAAAGGAAGTTGAAGTTCGACTTCATCGACGCATCGATCTGGACTTCCGTGGTGATTGAAGCTGACTCTTTGCCGGCCAGTATGTCGTCTGGCAGTTCCACCCAGTTGGCAGTGGGGCTGGACTTGTCTCCACCGATGAAGCTCAGCGAGTCGCCGTTCCAGAGATCGTCCGTGCCGTTGACGACTGTGGCGTCGCCGACCGCGCCGGGACCGGTCGCCGAATTCGCAACCGTCGTGCCGGCGCCCTGAGTGAAGAGATACTGACCGATGAGCCCATCTGTCGGTGCCGAGGAGCTGGCCGTGGGCGCTGCTGCAGGCGCCTCGGCGCCTGAAGCAACGGAGGCCGAAATCGGCACGATTCCCACACAGGCCGATTGCAAGGCCGCCGACTAACGCCATGGCTGCCTTTCGCGGTACGCGCAACGGCGAGCGTTCCATGGTTTGATTCACGATTTCTCCTTCGTGGTTCAGTTGGGCCGCCGAGGCGGTGGGGGCGAGGGTGCACAGCGTGATGTAGTGGCGAAACGTGAGGGCACTGCCCGTCAGCAACCGAGGGCCGGATGCCCCGCCGTGACCGTCACCGAGCGGCTCGGGTCGGCGGGGTCGGTGCCCGTGACCGTCACCGATCCAGCGCCGATCGTCTTCGTGCGGGTCGAGAACGCAGCGCTGCTCGATGCACCGGCTTCGAGCGTGAACGTCTTCGAGCCGTAGGCGCCGGCCGCGGTCACGTCGAGGGCGATGGCGTCGGCGTTATGCACCGCGGCAACCACAACAGCCTTGCCGGCGACGCAGCGCGCCACGGCCGTGGCCTCGAGCGTCGGTGCCGCGACCGGGTCGGGCGCGACCGAGGCGATGCGGTAGCGCTGGCAGTCGTTGTTCAGCACGCTGTACTGATGGACGCGGGTGCCATCGGCCGCAGCGCAGAACGAGAGGTCGAGCGCTTTCAGACTCGTGCCGTTGCGAAACTCGACGGTGCCGTCGTTGCGGACGAGCACCCGCCAGGTACTGCCCGCGATGCCGCACGGGCCCTGCGTGACCGCGACGCTGTCGGCCGTCGACCCGCCGGCCACGGCGAGGCACTTCTCGGGTGCCGAGCCGAGGTGGAGTTCCGCCTCCCCATTCGCGGCCGCGGTGAAGCTGACGCTCTGGCAGGGCGCAGTGAGGTATTCGCGCTGCTGCAGGATGGCGCCGTCGGCGGCCCCGCAGTTCGGCACGTCGAACGCCTTGCCCGAGACGATCGAGGTGACCACGACCTGACCGGCGGGGCGCAGCGCCCAGTCCTGCCCGGCCGAGGCGTTCGCCGTCGACTGCACGAGCGCGGTGCCGGTGCTCGCGTCGAGCACCTTGCCGCTCGTGCGGTTCGTCAGCTTCGACCAGCCGCCGGTGGTCGAGGCGACGGTCCACTGCTGGCATCCCGTAGTGAGGAAGGGGGTCTGCTGCACCGCCGCGCTCTCGGCCGTCGCACACTCGGCCGGCCCAAGCGACGCGCCGCTCACGGCGTTCACCAGACGCAGGTAGCCGTCACCGGTGGTGTCGAGCACGAAGCGAGCGCGAGACGAGGAGCAGTTGCCCTGCGCAGCGGCAGCACCGGCTTCATCATTCGGCACCGTGGCGCAGAGCCCCGTACTACGGCTCACGAGGTTCCACCTGGCACCTTCGACCTGGGCGGTGATCGGCGCGTTCTCGCCGCTCGGCACCGGCACCTGCGTGCTGGTCGCCTGCGGGATGCCGAAGTCGGGCTCGCCGTCGGCGCCCCAGTTCACGATCTGCGCGCGGGCCGAGCGTTCGCGGCTGCATCCGCCGTTCGGCCGGTTGTTGGCGTGGTAGAGATTCCATGTCTCGGTGCCATCGGGCGAGGTGAAGAAGTCGTTGTGACCCGTGCCGTAGACGCCGTTGGCCTTCGAGAACACGGCGCCGTCGCTCTTCTGCCACGATGCCGACAGCACGGGGTCGCCACCGAGGTACTCGAGGGTGCCGAGCTGGTAGTCCTCGGTGCCGCAGAAGCTCGCCGAGTAGACGATCCAGGTCCTTCCATCCTTCTGCAGCGGAATCGGGCCCTCGTTCACGGGCTGGCCGATGACCTCCCAGGCCTCGGTCGGCTGCGACAGGATATTGAGCGCCCCGGTCGCGGTCCACGGATTCGACATGCGGGCGATGTAGTTGCTCTGCAGCCCGTCGGGCGCGAACGCCGACCAGGTCACGAAGAGCTCGCCGTTCAGGTGCAGGTACGCGCCGTCGATGTTCCAGTCGTCGGTCGGAATCGGCCGGCCCTTGTAGGTGTACGGGCCCATCGGGTCATCCGCTGCGCTCTCGATCACCTGCAGGTGCTGCGTGCCGAAATCGCCCGAGACGCCCATCGTGTACATCAGGTACCAGCGCCAGCCGTTCGGTCCTTCGATGCGCTCGAGCTCGGGAGCCCACATGTTGCCGTTGCGGCCGGGATTGGTGTCGGAGTAGACCGTCACCGGCTTGGTCGTGCCGAGGCCCGCGAGTGTCGGCGCCTTGCGCATCACGACCTTGTTGTCCCACGTGGTGGCGACCACGTAGTAGTTGCCGTCGTGGAACTCGATCGTCGGATCGGCCGTGTCGGGCGCCAGGGGATTGGTGAAGGTGTCCTCCCCGATCGCCTCGGCGGCAGGGGCCTGCGCGTCGATGGCGGTGAGGCCGCCGAACGCGAGCGCGGCGATCAGCGCCGTGCGCAGCACGGCTCGAAACGGTCTCAGCATGAGCGGCCTCCGAATGCAGCGGTGGTGGTGGCGCCGTCGGCGGTGGCCGAGACCTCACCGGTGGGCACCGTCGTGAGACGGCTCGAGAACGTCGCCGACTGGCTCGCGCCCGCC
The Agromyces albus DNA segment above includes these coding regions:
- a CDS encoding family 43 glycosylhydrolase — encoded protein: MGIVPISASVASGAEAPAAAPTASSSAPTDGLIGQYLFTQGAGTTVANSATGPGAVGDATVVNGTDDLWNGDSLSFIGGDKSSPTANWVELPDDILAGKESASITTEVQIDASMKSNFNFLWNIGNDANTTYYFSSVRDEPRTAITVTSGGGEFNARATAGLDAGRWYNLTSVIDGDAGTISFYIDGKLITTTPTTLTPASIEDQSLNAIGRSPWPDPFFKGEVAAFRVYDRALTASEISDVSDADAVAHADEFGPAAQAIADSITPVTVATTNPALPDYNGTVTWASNLPELTIGDDGRLASAIVPKAGEPDVKGTLTATASVRGVTATKTVDVTIKAPPADSDSWGNPVVQTIYTADPAPLVVGDTFYLYTGHDEDNSVGRFVMNDWHVFSSTDMANWTHHGPALSVSTFAWAKSDAWAGQAIERDGKFYWYVPTTETATGQMAIGVAVADSPVGPFRDALGHPLVSRTQIDPTVFIDDDGQAHLYWGNPDLYHLELNADMISYDGEPQKIELTAEGYGTRPNNVNRPTLYEEGPWVYKRNGTYYNMFAAECCGEFLAYSTAPTPTGPWTYGGAVMPRQGASFTNHGGVVDFKGKSYLVYHNGALPGGSGFTRSVAIEEFEYNADGSIPEMNMTTAGTTQVQALDPFQRQEAETISWESGVEVAPTTGGGLHVTDVDNRDYIKVNGADFGAGADTFTARVAPSQAGHIEVRLGSRAGTLVATCDVPSGSGDSQDWIDVTCPVTGATGTSDVFFVFTGDGSGDLFDIDSWQFTVVETDLELASSAAVRCVAGKAQVVVTVRNLDTVPADAVIRTPFGTKTVAVAAGAAASTSFATRLASITSGTATLTGTAADGQRYEGSAPIPPRACG
- a CDS encoding family 43 glycosylhydrolase; the protein is MLRPFRAVLRTALIAALAFGGLTAIDAQAPAAEAIGEDTFTNPLAPDTADPTIEFHDGNYYVVATTWDNKVVMRKAPTLAGLGTTKPVTVYSDTNPGRNGNMWAPELERIEGPNGWRWYLMYTMGVSGDFGTQHLQVIESAADDPMGPYTYKGRPIPTDDWNIDGAYLHLNGELFVTWSAFAPDGLQSNYIARMSNPWTATGALNILSQPTEAWEVIGQPVNEGPIPLQKDGRTWIVYSASFCGTEDYQLGTLEYLGGDPVLSASWQKSDGAVFSKANGVYGTGHNDFFTSPDGTETWNLYHANNRPNGGCSRERSARAQIVNWGADGEPDFGIPQATSTQVPVPSGENAPITAQVEGARWNLVSRSTGLCATVPNDEAGAAAAQGNCSSSRARFVLDTTGDGYLRLVNAVSGASLGPAECATAESAAVQQTPFLTTGCQQWTVASTTGGWSKLTNRTSGKVLDASTGTALVQSTANASAGQDWALRPAGQVVVTSIVSGKAFDVPNCGAADGAILQQREYLTAPCQSVSFTAAANGEAELHLGSAPEKCLAVAGGSTADSVAVTQGPCGIAGSTWRVLVRNDGTVEFRNGTSLKALDLSFCAAADGTRVHQYSVLNNDCQRYRIASVAPDPVAAPTLEATAVARCVAGKAVVVAAVHNADAIALDVTAAGAYGSKTFTLEAGASSSAAFSTRTKTIGAGSVTVTGTDPADPSRSVTVTAGHPALGC